A genomic window from Populus nigra chromosome 7, ddPopNigr1.1, whole genome shotgun sequence includes:
- the LOC133698369 gene encoding glycerate dehydrogenase has protein sequence MAKPISIEVYNPNGKHRVVSTKSMPGTRWINLLIEQDCRVEICTQKKTILSVEDIIALIGDKCDGVIGQLTEDWGETLFAALSRAGGKAFSNMAVGYNNVDVNAANKHGVAVGNTPGVLTETTAELAASLSLAAARRIVEADQFMRAGLYDGWLPHLFVGNLLKGQTVGVIGAGRIGSAYARMMVEGFKMNLIYYDLYQSTRLEKFVTAYGEFLKANGEQPVTWKRAASMDEVLREADVISLHPILDKTTYHLINKESLATMKKEAILVNCSRGPVVDEVALVEHLKQNPMFRVGLDVFEDEPYMKPGLADMKNAVVVPHIASASKWTREGMATLAALNVLGKIKGYPVWGDPNRVAPFLNENAPPPAASPSIVNAKALGLPVSKL, from the exons ATGGCAAAACCAATTTCAATTGAAGTCTACAATCCAAATGGCAAGCACAGGGTTGTTAGCACCAAATCAATGCCTGGAACTCGCTGGATCAATCTCTTGATTGAGCAAGACTGTCGTGTTGAG ATATGCACCCAGAAGAAAACAATACTGTCTGTTGAGGATATTATTGCTCTAATTGGTGATAAGTGTGATGGTGTAATAGGCCAG TTGACAGAAGATTGGGGGGAGACATTATTTGCAGCATTAAGCAGGGCAGGTGGAAAGGCATTTAGTAACATGGCTGTTGGTTACAATAATGTTGATGTAAATGCTGCTAACAAGCATGGTGTTGCTGTTGGAAATACTCCT GGAGTGCTTACAGAGACAACTGCAGAGTTGGCAGCATCACTTTCTTTAGCTGCTGCTAGAAGAATTGTTGAAGCAGACCAGTTCATGAGGGCAGGCTTATACGATGGATGGCTTCCTCACCT GTTTGTTGGAAACTTGCTCAAAGGACAAACTGTTGGTGTCATTGGAGCTGGTCGCATTGGATCCGCTTATGCCAGAATGATG GTTGAAGGGTTCAAAATGAATCTTATTTACTATGATCTCTACCAATCCACACGCTTAGAGAAGTTTGTTACAG CTTATGGTGAATTCCTAAAAGCTAACGGCGAGCAGCCAGTTACTTGGAAAAGAGCAGCCAGCATGGATGAGGTGCTTCGAGAGGCAGATGTG ATAAGTCTTCACCCAATATTGGACAAAACCACTTACCATTTGATCAACAAGGAAAGCCTTGCAACAATGAAGAAG GAAGCAATCCTTGTAAACTGCAGTAGGGGTCCAGTGGTTGATGAAGTAGCCCTTGTAGAGCATTTGAAACAAAATCCTATGTTTCGTGTTGGCCTTGATGTCTTTGAG gaCGAACCTTACATGAAGCCCGGGCTTGCTGACATGAAGAATGCTGTTGTTGTACCTCACATTGCTTCTGCTTCCAAG TGGACTCGTGAAGGAATGGCAACACTAGCAGCTCTGAATGTCCTG GGAAAGATTAAAGGGTATCCAGTGTGGGGCGATCCGAATCGGGTAGCACCATTTTTGAATGAGAATGCTCCTCCTCCTGCTGCAAGTCCAAGTATTGTGAACGCAAAAGCCTTAG GTCTACCTGTTTCAAAGCTATAA
- the LOC133698911 gene encoding chloroplast protein FOR GROWTH AND FERTILITY 2-like: MERLLYSPPSTPLKTHLKRPTTLLPRLSKLESPKLGFPSLTRPGFRRVNSVSCKYENPSTPPLQVDSSTGSTPNSNLVKQIVGKVSVKSKAATLGIFAVVSGIIMFLIHPVFAFPAFATFQTAAKTGGAAAAGAKLMQTELLNSGWAGFFAGCLHTLSGPDHLAALAPLSIGRSRMESAAVGALWGCGHDAGQVIFGLLFLLLKDRLHIEVIRTWGTRVVGITLLVIGAMGIREASEVPTPCVALENGERDVSVYEALETPTVGKKKRVGFATFATGIVHGLQPDALMMVLPALALPSRLAGAAFLIMFLFGTVVAMGSYTVFIGSCSEALKDRIPRITEKLTWASSLVAISLGLGLIISQFFGFSLY; this comes from the exons ATGGAGAGGCTTCTGTATTCTCCTCCTTCTACTCCCTTAAAAACCCACCTCAAAAGGCCCACTACTTTGCTCCCTAGACTCAGCAAACTTGAGTCACCAAAACTTGGTTTTCCCTCGTTGACAAGGCCTGGGTTCAGGAGAGTCAACTCGGTCTCTTGCAAATATGAGAATCCATCAACCCCACCTCTTCAGGTTGATTCTTCAACTGGGTCGACGCCAAATTCCAACCTTGTCAAACAGATCGTTGGTAAAGTTTCTGTGAAGTCTAAG GCAGCTACTCTTGGGATATTTGCGGTAGTTTCTGGTATTATTATGTTCTTAATCCACCCAGTTTTCGCTTTTCCAGCGTTTGCAACTTTCCAAACTGCTGCCAAGACCGGGGGGGCTGCTGCTGCAGGGGCAAAACTTATGCAAACTGAACTACTGAACAGTGGTTGGGCTGGTTTCTTTGCTGGTTGCTTACACACATTGTCAGGGCCTGACCACCTTGCTGCTTTGGCTCCACTCTCAATCGGTCGATCCCGGATGGAAAGCGCTGCTGTTGGAGCTCTTTGGGGTTGTGGGCACGATGCAGGTCAGGTCATATTTGGCTTGCTCTTTCTACTCTTAAAGGACCGACTCCACATTGAAGTTATCAGAACATGGGGCACAAGAGTGGTCGGTATAACTCTACTTGTTATTGGTGCTATGGGTATTAGGGAGGCCTCGGAAGTCCCAACTCCATGTGTTGCCTTAGAAAATGGTGAGCGTGATGTTAGTGTCTATGAAGCACTAGAAACCCCAACGGtagggaagaagaaaagggtcGGTTTTGCTACTTTTGCTACCGGTATTGTCCATGGGCTACAGCCAGATGCATTGATGATGGTGTTGCCTGCACTGGCATTGCCTTCTCGTTTGGCCGGAGCTGCATTTCTAATCATGTTCTTGTTTGGAACTGTGGTTGCAATGGGTAGTTACACGGTGTTTATAGGGTCATGTAGTGAAGCATTAAAAGACCGAATACCCAGAATAACAGAGAAACTGACATGGGCTTCTTCCCTTGTAGCAATTTCCCTCGGCCTCGGCCTTATCATTAGCCAGTTCTTCGGATTCAGTTTATATTGA